AAGTTGCTTGTGTATTACAAGTATCACAACACAACCGTAGGTCACTTATATCCACATTTACAGATGAGGAGGGAGGCTGCACCTCAAGAGTGGGAAACTTCCATGTTAACTTGGGATTCAGACCCCATAGGTCTACCTACAAAGCCTTCTACATGTACTGTTGCCTATGTGAGGGGAAAGTAGTGATAAGAGGGCTTCTCCACAGTTAGTGATAGAGGCctaggagatggggggggggggagtgctttACCATGCAGttccgaggtcctgagttcaaatccttagAACTCATGTAACAGGAAGTGGAAGAGTCTGCAATAACAGTATCCTACAGGGacatgggagggagaggcaaaggGATCTTCAGACACAGGCCAGCTGATGAGCACCTTGGTAAAATAACGGAGGACACCTTGTCCCAAATGAGGTCCAAAGTAAAGACTGATACCGAAGGtcttcccctggcctccacacatgagaTGTAGCGTGCACAGGCCCACTTTAGCTCACACACACCAatgtgcacacatagacacatcaTGCACAGAAGAAAGTCAGTGATAGAGCTGTTGTGTTTAGATGAGTGAGAGGCTGTATGAAATCAAATCTAACCCGCTTCACCAGAGCAATAGGAATCTGCAGCTATAGGTATGAATTACATGgggaagggacactagcccactccAGCATGTGGCCCTGACAggccttccccttctccccaatTCCTTCTATCTTGCTGAAAACCTTAGATTACATTTCTAAAGTTATCGACCAAGGtaattcccttatttggccacttcctcctcctcaggctgactaccaaggtctgGCTATCAAAGTATAATAAAGTTCAGCCATCAAAAGTTCCCTTTGGTTCACCAAATTAACATGGCCAATCAAAATACACCACAGCCTTCTAACCCATTCTAACACAGgcctcccctttttctcttcttaaaaatcatacctgaagccgggcagtggtggcgcacgcctttaatcccagcactcgggaggcagaggcaggtggatctttgtgagttcgaggccagcctgagctaccaagtgagttccaggaaaggcgcaaagctacacagagaaaccctgtcttgaaaaaccaaaaaaaaaaaaaaaaaaaaaaaaaaaaaaaaaaaaaaaaatcatacctgAAAGGTCATTTGCTGGTATTTTCTGCctcagtcagaaagcagccactttaacttttcttccccatttaataaaggatctctgtgtaaacaggtgtttgggtgtggtttgtgcctgaTCCAGGGTCTGAGAGGGACCCCCCACTGTGCAGCGGTGGGTGTCTCCTTCACATGTTTGTTTTTCACATGCTAGATAATATAGGTTTCAAATTTAGAGTAACACTAAGGTATCTGGAAGGTTCTAAGGTCTGCTAATGCTCTGGCTTGTCTTATCTGGGTTCTGAAACCATTTGCTAGCTAATGCACGTTCTGAAGTTGAGGCTTCTCCAAGGTGGCTGCTGGTTTTCCTTCACTTGGCATGAGGGGACTTTGAGAGTAGACAGGGACTGAGAGTTGGCGTTGATTTCTAGATCGAGGAGAGGAAAAGCTGAGAAGACACTGCAGTGTTTAAAATGAGAGGTTGAGTCAGTATGTAATGTACACGGAAAGCGAGAGGACTGGAGCAGGCGAGTGGGACTAATTCTGTGCGGTCAAATGTGCATGGTCCTGGGATAGAAGGTGTTCTTAAAAGCTGTGTTGTGTGCATTCTGTTCAACACAGGCTTTTTCTGCAGAGATTGAGGGATTCATCCCAGATGATGTCACTTGAGCCTGTAGTTGTACCGCTTTGAGAaccatttttaaacacacacacacacacacgttacttTAACTTTGAGTTGAGCATATTAAATTTCTCAGCGCTAATACACGACCACTCGTATTACATTTGCTTATTTTCTGTGCTGTGTCGTGTGGAGGTCGGAAGACAACTTGACGGGTCCTGGAGGTCGTCAGGTGTGGCTGAGCATCCTCGCCAGCCCGAGTAACCGCTTCTTATCGGGACACTGGTAAATGCTTTCATGTGTCATTGAGCGAGCTTCTGTGCAGgaatcctgggggtggggggcagatttCGGGGTAGGGGGGGAGTGCGGGCGTGGCGAGCCGCGGCTCCCCTCCGGCAGACGCCGCCGCAGTCCGCACGGGGAGGGCCGTAGTTTACTTCGCGGGCGAGAGCGAGTCCGTTTTGCGGCTGCCGTAAAGCGCGGCTGGCCCCGCCCCCTTGCGCCTCCTGTGACGCAGGCGCCCGAGGCTGTTTGGGCGGGAAAAAGCGGCTGACGGCGGGCGGAGCGGCCGGCGGGTGCGGGTTCCCGGCGTCGGCGGAGCAGCCTCTTCCCCGACATGGGGCTGCTGGAGCTGTGCGAGCAGGTGTTCGGCACCGCCGACCTCTACCGGGTGCTGGGCGTGCGGCGCGAGGCGTCCGACGGCGAGGTCCGGCGCGGTTACCACAAGGTGTCCCTGCAAGTGCACCCGGACCGTGTAGACCCGGACCAGAAAGAGGATGCCACCCGCCGCTTCCAGGTATGTGGGCCGGTGTCCCTGCGGGGCCACCCAGACTTCCGCCGCTCTGGCGGCGACCCCACCCCCGGGGCAGCGCACTGCCGACCCCCGGCCTGGCGTTTTTAAGCATTTCTAGCCACACGGTGTCGGCGGGAGGTTCAGGGTGACTCTTGGATGCTCTTCGCCGGCAGATCTTGGGGAGAGTCTATGCGGTTCTGAGTGACAAGGAGCAGAGAGCCGTGTACGATGAGCAGGGGACAGTGGACGAGGACACTGCTGGCCTCAACCAAGACCGGGACTGGGATGCGTATTGgaggttactttttaaaaaggtaaagggGCTTTAGAGGCTTTGACTAATTCCCACCGTCCAGTCCACAAGTAAAGTTCTCGAAGTTAAAGCGATCTTCTTTGTTATTAGATATCGCTAGAGgacattcaggcttttgagaacaCATACAAAGGCTCTGAAGAAGAGCTAGCCGATATTAAGCAGGCCTACCTGGACTTCAAGGGCGACATGGATCAGATCATGGAGTCTGTGCTTTGTGTGCAATACACAGACGAGCCCCGGATAAGAAACATCATTCAACAAGCCATCGATGCCAAAGAGGTCCCGTCCTACAATGCCTTCGTCAAGGAGTCTAAGCAAAAGATGAATGCAAGGAAGAGGAGGGTAAGTTTGAATGCCGTTCGTGACAGAATCTCAGTTGCTCCAGAAAGGGATCTTGGAGTCTTTATTCACTGCTGAAATACAGGCCGCTTCCCCGCAGCACTCCTCCAAGTAGACAGCCTTGTCAGAGCATGGAGACACCCtggggtgtgcgtgtgcgtgtgcgtgtgcgtgggtgcgcgcgcgcgcgcgcgtgtgtgtgtgt
The nucleotide sequence above comes from Peromyscus maniculatus bairdii isolate BWxNUB_F1_BW_parent chromosome 9, HU_Pman_BW_mat_3.1, whole genome shotgun sequence. Encoded proteins:
- the Dnajc9 gene encoding dnaJ homolog subfamily C member 9 encodes the protein MGLLELCEQVFGTADLYRVLGVRREASDGEVRRGYHKVSLQVHPDRVDPDQKEDATRRFQILGRVYAVLSDKEQRAVYDEQGTVDEDTAGLNQDRDWDAYWRLLFKKISLEDIQAFENTYKGSEEELADIKQAYLDFKGDMDQIMESVLCVQYTDEPRIRNIIQQAIDAKEVPSYNAFVKESKQKMNARKRRAQEEAKEAELSRKELGLQEGVENLKALIQSRQKDRQKEMDNFLAQMEAKYCKPSKGKRTASKKEKK